A single genomic interval of Lynx canadensis isolate LIC74 chromosome A2, mLynCan4.pri.v2, whole genome shotgun sequence harbors:
- the GCC1 gene encoding GRIP and coiled-coil domain-containing protein 1, which produces MEKFGMNFGGGPSKKDLLETIETQKKQLLQYQARLKDVVRAYKSLLKEKEALEASIKVLSVSHEADVGLTGVQPPGLTFPDSVDDRCSTHSEDSTGTATSLDTAASLTSTKGEFGVEDDRLARGPPPPKSEEANGSESGVSSSSGDGPSGGGEVDKRLHQLKTQLATLTSSLATVTQEKSRMEASYLADKKKMKQDLEDASKKAEEERGRLEGELKGLQDQIAETKARLITQQHDRAQEQSDHALMLRELQKLLQEERTQRQDLELRLEETREALAGRAYAAGQMEGFELQTKQLTREVEDLKGELQALRDEKNRPDPRLQELQEEAAFLKSHFQAQLQQEMRKTALAEDQLRQQSQVEEQRVAALENQISEVSELLGTYEKAKQKDQLAIQKLKERILQLDLENKTLALAASSRSPLDGHGEESSLDVNVLKDKMEKLKRLLQVAARKSQVTLDVEKLCDLEIMPSSEAADGEKASVLYYQQELKQLKEEFERYKMRAQVVLKSKNTKDGNLAKELEEAQEQLAELKEKYISLRLSCEELERQHQQEAEDWKQELARLQHLHRQELERSQLDFRDRTLKLEEELHKQRDRALAVLAEKDLELEQLRSVALSCGLPGRRSPVGGGGPGDPADASSPDSLTQALQLAAANEPTFFLYAEQLARKEVEITSLRKQRHRLEVEVHQLQDRLLEEGERHREEVGALQSHIEKNIRDQSREGANLEYLKNIIYRFLTLPDTLGRQQTLTAILTILHFSPEEKQVIMRLPTSGSWWPSGKR; this is translated from the exons ATGGAGAAGTTTGGGATGAATTTCGGGGGCGGACCGAGCAAGAAGGACCTGTTGGAAACCATTGAGACGCAGAAGAAGCAGCTTCTCCAGTACCAGGCACGTCTCAAGGATGTGGTCCGTGCCTATAAAAGCTTACTGAAAGAGAAGGAGGCTCTAGAGGCCAGCATTAAGGTGCTGTCGGTATCCCATGAGGCGGATGTGGGCCTCACAGGTGTCCAGCCTCCAGGCCTCACTTTTCCTGACTCTGTAGATGACCGATGCTCCACTCACAGCGAGGATAGCACTGGGACCGCCACCAGCTTGGATACTGCGGCCAGTCTCACCAGCACCAAGGGTGAGTTTGGGGTAGAGGATGACAGACTGGCTCGTGGACCACCACCTCCAAAGTCTGAAGAGGCCAACGGGTCGGAGAGTGGCGTCAGCAGTAGCAGTGGGGATGGGCcgtctgggggtggggaagtggacAAACGACTGCACCAGCTGAAGACTCAGTTGGCTACTTTGACCAGCTCTTTGGCTACAGTCACCCAGGAGAAGTCTCGCATGGAAGCGTCTTACCTGGCAGACAAGAAGAAGATGAAACAGGACTTAGAGGATGCCAGTaaaaaggcagaggaggagaggggccgTCTGGAGGGAGAATTGAAGGGGCTGCAGGACCAGATTGCAGAAACCAAAGCCCGGCTTATCACCCAGCAGCATGATCGGGCCCAAGAGCAGAGTGATCATGCCTTGATGCTTCGTGAGCTCCAGAAACTGCTGCAGGAGGAGAGGACCCAGCGCCAGGACTTGGAGCTTCGGCTAGAAGAGACCCGAGAAGCCCTGGCGGGGCGGGCATATGCAGCTGGTCAGATGGAAGGGTTCGAACTGCAGACCAAGCAGCTGACCCGTGAGGTGGAGGACTTGAAAGGTGAGCTGCAGGCTCTTCGAGATGAGAAGAATCGGCCTGACCCTCGGCTGCAGGAGCTTCAGGAAGAGGCCGCCTTCCTGAAGAGCCATTTCCAGGCTCAGTTGCAGCAGGAAATGAGGAAG ACAGCCCTTGCAGAAGATCAACTACGCCAGCAATCTCAGGTGGAAGAACAGAGGGTGGCGGCCCTGGAGAATCAAATATCCGAGGTGTCGGAACTGCTGGGCACCTATGAGAAAGCCAAGCAGAAGGACCAGCTGGCCATCCAGAAGCTAAAGGAGCGCATTCTGCAGCTGGACCTGGAGAACAAGACCCTGGCTCTGGCAGCCTCCAGCCGGTCCCCTCTCGACGGCCATGGAGAGGAGTCCAGTCTGGATGTCAATGTCCTGAAGGATAAGATGGAGAAGCTGAAGAGGCTGCTGCAGGTTGCAGCCAGGAAAAGCCAGGTGACCCTGGATGTGGAGAAGCTCTGTGACCTGGAGATAATGCCCAGCTCAGAGGCTGCCGACGGGGAGAAGGCCTCTGTGCTCTACTACCAACAGGAGCTGAAACAGCTGAAGGAGGAGTTCGAGAGGTACAAGATGAGGGCCCAGGTCGTCCTCAAGAGCAAGAACACCAAAGACGGTAATCTGGCCAAGGAGCTGGAGGAAGCCCAGGAACAGCTTGCGGAACTGAAGGAGAAGTATATCTCCCTGCGGCTGTCCTGCGAGGAGCTCGAGCGCCAGCACCAGCAGGAGGCTGAGGACTGGAAGCAGGAGCTGGCCCGGCTGCAGCACCTCCACCGGCAGGAGCTGGAGCGCAGCCAGCTGGACTTCCGGGACCGCACGCTGAAGCTGGAGGAGGAGCTGCACAAGCAGCGGGACCGGGCCCTGGCCGTGCTGGCCGAGAAGGACTTGGAGCTGGAGCAGCTGCGCTCTGTGGCCCTGTCCTGCGGGCTGCCAGGGCGCAGGAGCCCCGTGGGTGGCGGGGGGCCCGGGGACCCCGCTGATGCGTCTTCCCCAGACAGCCTGACCCAGGCGCTGCAGCTGGCTGCGGCCAATGAGCCCACTTTCTTCCTGTATGCCGAGCAGTTGGCCCGCAAGGAGGTGGAGATCACATCGCTGAGGAAGCAGAGACACAGGCTGGAGGTCGAGGTGCATCAGCTGCAGGACCGGCTGCTGGAGGAGGGGGAGCGCCATCGCGAGGAGGTTGGAGCGCTGCAGAGCCACATCGAGAAGAATATCAGGGACCAGAGTAGGGAGGGAGCCAACCTGGAGTACCTCAAAAACATCATCTACCGCTTCCTGACCTTGCCTGACACCCTGGGCCGCCAGCAGACGCTCACGGCCATCCTGACTATCTTGCATTTCAGTCCAGAGGAGAAACAAGTGATAATGCGTCTCCCAACCAGTGGTAGCTGGTGGCCTTCTGGCAAGagatga
- the ARF5 gene encoding ADP-ribosylation factor 5 has protein sequence MGLTVSALFSRIFGKKQMRILMVGLDAAGKTTILYKLKLGEIVTTIPTIGFNVETVEYKNICFTVWDVGGQDKIRPLWRHYFQNTQGLIFVVDSNDRERVQESADELQKMLQEDELRDAVLLVFANKQDMPNAMPVSELTDKLGLQHLRSRTWYVQATCATQGTGLYDGLDWLSHELSKR, from the exons ATGGGCCTCACCGTGTCCGCGCTCTTTTCGCGGATCTTCGGGAAGAAGCAGATGCGGATCCTCATGG TTGGCTTGGATGCAGCTGGCAAGACCACAATCCTGTACAAACTGAAGTTGGGGGAGATTGTCACCACCATCCCCACCATAG GCTTCAATGTGGAAACAGTGGAATACAAGAACATTTGTTTCACAGTCTGGGACGTGGGAGGCCAGGACAAGATTCGGCCTCTGTGGCGACACTACTTCCAGAACACTCAG gGCCTCATCTTCGTAGTGGACAGTAATGACCGAGAGCGGGTCCAGGAATCTGCTGATGAGCTCCAGAAGATG CTGCAGGAAGACGAGCTGCGGGATGCGGTGCTGCTGGTGTTTGCCAACAAGCAGGACATGCCCAATGCCATGCCCGTGAGCGAGCTGACCGACAAGCTGGGGCTGCAGCACTTGCGCAGCCGCACG tGGTACGTCCAGGCCACCTGTGCCACCCAAGGCACAGGCCTGTATGATGGGCTGGACTGGCTGTCCCATGAGCTGTCGAAGCGCTAG